Proteins from a genomic interval of Rhodothermus marinus:
- a CDS encoding transposase, whose protein sequence is MPSRYDPERHHRRSIRLQGYPYTRPGIYFLTICTYRRICLFGQVHNGRLVHNRFGEVAVACWREIPVHFPHVRLDAFVVMPNHVHGLLIIPDRIPEPVPEQEERFGRPVAGSIPTIVRSYKAAVTARINRLRRTPGTPVWQRNYYEHIVRNRRALEAIRRYIAENPARWQQDRYFIS, encoded by the coding sequence ATGCCGTCGCGATACGACCCTGAACGGCATCACCGGCGTTCGATCCGGCTGCAGGGGTATCCCTATACCCGGCCCGGAATCTATTTTCTCACCATCTGCACGTATCGGCGCATCTGCCTGTTCGGGCAGGTGCACAACGGCCGACTGGTACACAACCGTTTCGGCGAGGTGGCCGTCGCCTGCTGGCGTGAGATCCCGGTGCATTTTCCCCACGTCCGACTGGACGCATTCGTGGTAATGCCCAACCACGTACACGGGCTTCTGATCATTCCGGATCGAATTCCGGAGCCGGTGCCGGAGCAGGAGGAACGCTTTGGCCGACCGGTGGCCGGTTCGATCCCGACGATCGTGCGTTCTTACAAGGCGGCGGTAACGGCTCGAATCAATCGGCTGCGTCGAACGCCGGGGACTCCTGTCTGGCAACGCAACTATTACGAACACATTGTGCGGAACAGGCGAGCGCTGGAGGCCATTCGCCGTTACATTGCAGAGAATCCCGCACGCTGGCAACAGGATCGGTATTTCATCAGCTGA
- a CDS encoding chloride channel protein, whose amino-acid sequence MARRNHVDPAQVFRLFYPRTLLAWTQNFDWRITGRWMFYSAIIGVLGALAALVFGELVTLLTRLILIEGAGYPVPFPRGEGGTDIFDLEQVLHPARRWLLLIAPAVGGLLSGWIVFTLAPEAEGHGTDSVIRAFHRGRGFMRLRAGLVKIVAAALTIGSGGSAGREGPITQIGATLGSWLAQRLHLSERERRLFLVAGMAAGLSSIFRSPLGGAFFAVEVLYREDIESEALMPAIVASITGYSLYTSIERSGTVFVTPRFEFVSPLELLPLIGFALCCAIVGIFYVRVFYGTKRRIFDPMPLPPALKPALGGLLVGAIAFFFPAIMGSSYGWLQQAIDGNLPLGFMALLALLKIFATSLTIGSGGAGGTFAPSLVIGGMLGGLYGEGLHRLFPTLITQPEAYVLIGMGTFVGGAANVPIAATIMISEMTGSYSLLVPLIFAGVITHLVARRWSLFEEQVRTHNDSPAHRAELLPDLLRQIPVAAVVERVPYFHTVEPGHTLREMLDVFTRTREVVLPVVAPGSGRPPRYLGLVLLEDLQSLLREADALSPLIVAQDVQVPFEAVRLSDTLEDALNRFLETRYPELPVLDERGEIVGFLRPHQLISEYHRALLRHLQQTPEVEARS is encoded by the coding sequence ATGGCCCGCCGTAATCACGTCGATCCGGCCCAGGTTTTTCGGCTGTTCTATCCGCGCACATTGCTGGCCTGGACGCAGAACTTCGACTGGCGCATCACGGGCCGCTGGATGTTTTACTCGGCCATTATCGGCGTGCTGGGTGCGCTGGCCGCGCTGGTCTTCGGCGAGCTGGTAACCCTGCTGACCCGGCTGATCCTGATCGAAGGGGCCGGGTATCCGGTGCCCTTCCCCCGAGGCGAAGGCGGCACCGACATTTTCGATCTGGAACAGGTACTCCATCCTGCCCGTCGCTGGCTGCTGCTGATCGCCCCCGCGGTAGGCGGTCTGCTTTCGGGCTGGATCGTCTTCACCCTTGCGCCCGAGGCCGAAGGCCACGGGACCGACAGCGTAATCCGGGCCTTTCATCGGGGGCGTGGCTTTATGCGCCTTCGCGCCGGGCTGGTCAAGATCGTGGCTGCGGCGCTGACGATCGGATCGGGAGGAAGCGCCGGCCGCGAGGGGCCGATCACCCAGATCGGCGCCACGCTGGGGTCATGGCTGGCCCAGCGGTTGCACCTGAGTGAACGGGAGCGCCGGCTGTTTCTGGTGGCCGGCATGGCGGCCGGTCTGAGCAGCATCTTCCGCTCACCGCTGGGCGGTGCTTTCTTCGCCGTCGAGGTGCTCTACCGCGAAGACATCGAGAGCGAGGCGCTCATGCCCGCCATCGTGGCCAGCATCACCGGCTATTCGCTCTACACGAGCATCGAGCGGTCCGGGACCGTCTTCGTCACCCCGCGCTTCGAGTTCGTCAGTCCGCTCGAACTGCTCCCGCTGATCGGCTTCGCGCTCTGCTGCGCCATCGTGGGCATTTTTTACGTGCGCGTCTTCTACGGCACGAAGCGCCGCATCTTCGATCCAATGCCCCTACCGCCCGCCCTGAAGCCCGCGCTGGGCGGCCTGCTCGTCGGCGCGATCGCCTTCTTCTTCCCGGCCATCATGGGCTCGAGCTACGGCTGGCTGCAGCAGGCCATCGATGGCAACCTGCCGCTGGGCTTCATGGCGCTGCTGGCCCTGCTGAAAATTTTCGCCACCTCGCTGACGATCGGATCGGGGGGCGCGGGCGGCACCTTCGCCCCGTCGCTGGTGATCGGCGGTATGCTGGGGGGACTCTACGGGGAAGGGTTGCACCGGCTGTTTCCGACGCTGATCACCCAGCCCGAAGCCTACGTGTTGATTGGCATGGGGACGTTCGTGGGCGGCGCGGCCAACGTGCCCATCGCCGCCACGATCATGATTTCGGAGATGACCGGGAGCTACTCGCTGCTGGTGCCGCTGATTTTCGCGGGCGTGATCACCCACCTGGTGGCCCGCCGGTGGAGCCTGTTCGAGGAACAGGTGCGCACGCACAACGACTCGCCCGCCCACCGTGCCGAACTGTTGCCCGATCTGCTGCGCCAGATTCCGGTGGCGGCGGTCGTCGAGCGCGTGCCTTACTTCCACACGGTCGAGCCGGGTCATACGCTGCGCGAGATGCTGGACGTGTTCACGCGCACGCGGGAAGTCGTGCTGCCCGTCGTGGCGCCCGGCAGCGGCCGCCCGCCCCGCTACCTGGGGCTGGTGCTGCTTGAAGACCTGCAGTCGCTGCTGCGCGAGGCCGACGCGCTCAGCCCGCTCATCGTCGCCCAGGACGTACAGGTGCCCTTCGAGGCCGTACGACTGTCCGACACGCTCGAAGACGCCCTCAACCGCTTCCTGGAGACGCGCTATCCGGAGCTGCCCGTGCTGGACGAGCGCGGCGAAATCGTGGGCTTCCTGCGACCGCACCAGCTCATCAGCGAATACCACCGGGCCCTGCTCCGCCACCTGCAGCAGACGCCGGAAGTCGAGGCCCGCTCATGA
- the trpA gene encoding tryptophan synthase subunit alpha has product MIDRLQSMFATLRARGEKAMGLFLTNGFPDPESTRPLLEVIDEAGADFIELGMPFSDPLAEGVPIQRASERALRHGVRLTDAFRTAEWFRARSQTPLLLMGYVNPIYRYGYRAFCRDAAQAGVDGLILADLPPEESAELDEAAREAGLAMVYLIAPNTPDERIRAIDERATGFVYAVSVTGLTGSQLPDHAAVEAYLQRARRQIQQNPLLVGFGIKSHEDARRLSCHTDGFIVGSALIRLVERLWDDPALTPEERLASVRRFVHALKYGTPVQVGT; this is encoded by the coding sequence ATGATCGACCGCCTGCAATCGATGTTTGCAACGTTGCGGGCCCGTGGTGAAAAGGCCATGGGCCTGTTTCTGACGAACGGGTTTCCGGATCCGGAGAGCACCCGCCCGTTGCTGGAGGTCATCGACGAGGCCGGCGCGGATTTCATCGAGCTGGGCATGCCCTTCAGCGATCCGCTGGCCGAAGGCGTGCCGATCCAGCGTGCCAGCGAGCGGGCACTCCGCCACGGCGTGCGCCTGACCGACGCCTTCCGCACGGCCGAATGGTTTCGGGCGCGGAGCCAGACGCCGCTGCTGCTCATGGGCTACGTCAACCCGATCTATCGCTACGGCTACCGGGCCTTCTGCCGCGATGCGGCACAGGCGGGCGTGGACGGATTGATCCTGGCCGATCTGCCGCCGGAAGAAAGCGCGGAACTGGACGAAGCCGCCCGCGAGGCGGGACTGGCCATGGTCTATCTGATCGCCCCGAACACGCCGGACGAGCGCATCCGGGCGATCGACGAGCGCGCCACCGGCTTCGTCTATGCTGTGTCGGTGACCGGACTGACCGGAAGCCAGTTGCCCGATCATGCGGCCGTCGAGGCCTACCTGCAGCGGGCCCGCCGCCAGATCCAGCAAAATCCGTTGCTCGTGGGCTTTGGCATCAAATCGCACGAAGACGCCCGGCGCCTGAGCTGCCACACGGACGGCTTCATCGTGGGTTCGGCGCTGATCCGACTGGTCGAGCGGCTCTGGGACGATCCGGCGCTTACGCCGGAGGAGCGGCTGGCGTCCGTGCGCCGGTTCGTGCATGCGCTGAAGTACGGCACGCCGGTCCAGGTGGGCACCTGA
- a CDS encoding RecQ family ATP-dependent DNA helicase — protein sequence MSDAAADRYETARALLRRYWRHDDFRPGQWEIIQAVLQGQDVLAVLPTGGGKSVCYQLPALLLDGLTLVVSPLLALIEDQVARLRARGIPAAFLHGQLAPHAAEQCWIDAEHGAYRLLYVTPEQLTTARFEARAGRLRVALLAVDEAHCVSEWGPQFRPAYLHLPEARRQLGDPPLLALTATATPRVRQDIVEKLALRTPRIIVRGFDRPNLVWSVFETAAKAERVRAVLRGVPGPGILYCATRRSAERWTETLRRLGVEAVCYHGGLSAADRAAASRAWREGQARVVAATSAFGMGIDRADVRFVLHAELPPSLEAYYQEAGRAGRDGRKAYAVLLFQEKDIDLQRQLIALSYPARDVVARIYEVACSLAQVPVGTRPNHPVLFDAERIACIVGVPPGAVRHTLELLTRQEVWEPIWLPAHYVLLRLRGTPNDFRRFAAATNNPRLARFVEALLRAIPADAFSTWWPVSLRRLSRRTGVERERLLRGLDFLRERALLDWLSSDRARLVRLKIARPQRLSIDDRLLRQAREQAEARLEALVRYARTTSCRRHFLLTYFGESAPERCNACDVCLKRSGRRNSPDL from the coding sequence ATGAGCGATGCAGCGGCCGATCGGTACGAGACCGCCCGCGCGCTGCTCCGCCGCTACTGGCGACACGACGATTTTCGTCCGGGCCAGTGGGAAATCATCCAGGCGGTGCTGCAGGGACAGGACGTGCTGGCCGTGCTGCCGACCGGCGGCGGGAAGTCGGTCTGCTATCAGCTCCCGGCCCTGCTGCTGGACGGCCTGACGCTGGTCGTTTCGCCGCTGCTTGCGCTCATCGAAGACCAGGTGGCCCGCCTCCGGGCGCGGGGCATCCCGGCCGCCTTTCTGCACGGGCAACTCGCGCCGCACGCGGCCGAGCAGTGCTGGATCGATGCGGAGCACGGCGCCTACCGTTTGCTTTATGTAACCCCTGAACAGCTCACCACCGCCCGTTTCGAAGCACGGGCCGGACGGCTGCGCGTGGCGCTGCTGGCCGTCGACGAAGCGCACTGCGTCAGCGAATGGGGGCCACAATTCCGTCCTGCCTACCTGCATCTGCCCGAGGCCCGTCGGCAACTGGGCGATCCCCCGCTGCTGGCACTCACGGCCACGGCCACCCCGCGCGTGCGCCAGGACATCGTCGAAAAACTGGCGCTGCGCACCCCCCGGATCATCGTGCGCGGCTTCGACCGGCCCAACCTGGTCTGGTCCGTGTTCGAAACCGCCGCCAAAGCGGAACGCGTCCGGGCCGTACTCCGGGGCGTGCCCGGCCCGGGCATCCTGTACTGCGCCACGCGGCGAAGCGCCGAACGCTGGACCGAGACGCTACGGCGGCTGGGCGTCGAGGCGGTCTGCTACCATGGCGGACTGTCGGCGGCCGACCGGGCGGCCGCCTCCCGGGCCTGGCGGGAGGGACAGGCCCGCGTGGTAGCCGCCACCAGCGCCTTCGGCATGGGCATCGACCGGGCGGACGTCCGCTTCGTTCTGCACGCCGAACTCCCCCCATCGCTCGAAGCCTACTACCAGGAGGCCGGTCGGGCCGGACGCGACGGTCGGAAAGCCTACGCCGTGCTGCTCTTTCAGGAGAAAGACATCGACCTGCAGCGCCAGTTGATCGCCCTGAGCTATCCGGCGCGCGACGTGGTGGCCCGCATCTACGAGGTGGCCTGCAGCCTGGCCCAGGTGCCCGTGGGCACCCGCCCGAACCATCCCGTGCTGTTCGACGCCGAACGTATCGCCTGCATCGTGGGCGTCCCGCCGGGTGCCGTGCGCCACACGCTGGAGCTGCTCACGCGCCAGGAAGTCTGGGAGCCGATCTGGCTGCCCGCCCACTACGTGCTGCTGCGCCTTCGGGGGACGCCGAACGACTTTCGGCGCTTTGCGGCAGCCACGAACAACCCGCGGCTGGCCCGCTTCGTCGAAGCGCTGCTGCGTGCGATCCCGGCCGACGCCTTTTCCACCTGGTGGCCGGTCAGCCTGCGCCGGCTGAGCCGCCGCACCGGGGTGGAACGCGAGCGGCTGCTGCGCGGCCTGGATTTTCTGCGGGAGCGTGCGTTGCTCGACTGGCTCTCGTCCGACCGCGCCCGCCTGGTCCGCCTCAAAATCGCCCGCCCTCAGCGCCTGAGCATCGACGACCGCCTGCTGCGGCAGGCCCGCGAGCAGGCCGAAGCGCGCCTGGAAGCACTCGTCCGCTACGCCCGCACCACGAGCTGCCGCCGCCACTTTCTGCTGACCTACTTCGGCGAATCGGCGCCCGAGCGGTGCAACGCCTGCGACGTGTGTCTGAAGCGATCCGGACGTCGGAATTCCCCCGACCTGTAG
- a CDS encoding DUF4837 family protein codes for MRQRSTRVTLTRREIVMPRRPALFFGITCLSFLLGCGNVDYRPLAIGENGEIQVVIDSTLWTGPVGEALRMALGYYVQTLPNPEPFFQLRPIEPRTQDDLDRVKKFKNVLFVAALRDSSQISRLVQQAFSPEALQTVRMGAPAVVPRRDLWRRRQLVYFIVAETDSQLVEAIRRATPKLREDFDAIARERLAIEMFEKGRQFDIEDTLMAHHGFAVNVQHDYVLVFDTTRFVWLRRVLPDTWRSLFVYYEENADPAKLTPEWIYATRDSLTRRYLQGNAGGFVQIDYRQPLETRQIDFLGRYGYETRGLWHMVTELDDGRLFPAGMGGPFVNYTFYDQKSGRIYMIDGMVFAPGFEKREFLRQMEVIAYTFRTREDVASETPASP; via the coding sequence ATGCGGCAACGTTCCACGCGCGTAACGCTCACCCGACGCGAGATCGTCATGCCCCGGCGCCCTGCTTTATTTTTCGGAATCACATGCCTGTCGTTTCTGCTCGGCTGCGGCAACGTGGACTACCGGCCGCTTGCCATCGGCGAAAACGGCGAGATTCAGGTGGTGATCGACTCGACGCTGTGGACCGGACCCGTTGGCGAGGCGCTGCGCATGGCGCTGGGCTACTACGTGCAGACGCTGCCCAATCCGGAGCCGTTTTTCCAATTGCGTCCCATTGAACCGCGCACTCAGGACGATCTGGATCGCGTCAAGAAGTTCAAAAACGTACTGTTCGTGGCCGCCCTGCGCGATTCGAGTCAGATCTCGCGGCTTGTGCAGCAGGCCTTTTCACCCGAAGCGCTGCAGACCGTTCGAATGGGAGCGCCCGCCGTCGTACCTCGACGCGATCTGTGGCGACGGCGCCAGCTCGTCTATTTCATCGTCGCCGAGACCGACTCGCAACTGGTCGAGGCGATCCGCCGGGCCACGCCGAAATTGCGGGAAGACTTCGACGCGATCGCCCGCGAGCGGCTGGCCATCGAGATGTTCGAAAAGGGCCGCCAGTTCGACATCGAAGACACGCTCATGGCCCACCACGGCTTTGCCGTGAACGTGCAGCACGATTACGTGCTGGTGTTCGACACGACGCGTTTCGTCTGGCTGCGGCGTGTATTGCCCGACACCTGGCGGAGCCTGTTTGTCTATTACGAAGAAAACGCCGATCCGGCGAAGCTGACGCCCGAATGGATCTATGCCACGCGTGACTCACTCACGCGCCGCTACCTGCAGGGCAATGCCGGAGGCTTCGTGCAGATCGACTACCGCCAGCCACTCGAGACGCGCCAGATCGATTTTCTGGGACGTTACGGCTACGAGACGCGCGGGCTCTGGCACATGGTGACCGAGCTGGACGACGGGCGACTGTTTCCGGCCGGCATGGGCGGCCCGTTCGTCAACTACACCTTCTACGATCAGAAGAGCGGACGCATTTACATGATCGACGGGATGGTGTTCGCGCCCGGTTTTGAAAAGCGCGAGTTTCTGCGCCAGATGGAAGTCATTGCCTATACGTTTCGGACGCGCGAGGACGTGGCGTCCGAAACACCCGCTTCTCCGTAG
- a CDS encoding ATP-binding protein: MSKLYLATSEVYPLPAYRRSHYVELLRRLKEPRQVAGPRQVGKTTLVQQVLAALSLPAIYASADEPTLKGPEWVAVQWERQYEVDFVVQAELEAYFAMEAKGS, from the coding sequence TTGAGTAAATTGTATCTGGCAACGTCGGAAGTTTATCCGCTTCCTGCTTACCGGCGTTCGCACTATGTGGAGTTGCTGCGGCGGTTGAAGGAGCCCCGTCAAGTAGCCGGACCGCGTCAGGTAGGGAAGACCACGCTGGTGCAGCAGGTGCTGGCGGCACTGTCCCTACCTGCCATCTATGCCAGTGCCGACGAACCGACACTCAAGGGGCCGGAATGGGTGGCGGTGCAGTGGGAGCGTCAGTACGAGGTCGATTTTGTGGTGCAGGCGGAACTGGAAGCGTATTTTGCCATGGAAGCGAAGGGTTCGTAG
- the hisG gene encoding ATP phosphoribosyltransferase produces MSTETATLTRTERPDEQPRRVLRLGLPKGSLQQATLELLEKAGFKFSVSERSYFPSTDDEELSAMLVRAQEMARYVEDGVFDAGITGKDWVMETGADVVTVADLIYSKQSMRPVRWVLAVAEDSDIRSVQDLQGKRIATEVVNLTRRWLAERGVEAEVEFSWGATEAKCPELVDAIVEVTETGASLRANRLRILEVLMESNTQLIANKQAWQDPWKRRKIENIAMLMEGAIRAESRVGLKMNARKDDVEKIVRMLPAMRRPTISPLAADGEEWVAIETIIEEKEVRRLIPELKRAGAEGIIEYPLNKVIP; encoded by the coding sequence ATGTCCACCGAAACGGCTACGCTGACCCGAACGGAACGGCCTGACGAACAGCCCCGTCGCGTGTTGCGGCTGGGTCTGCCCAAGGGAAGTCTGCAGCAGGCCACGCTGGAGCTGCTCGAAAAAGCTGGGTTCAAGTTCAGCGTCAGCGAGCGCTCCTACTTTCCCTCGACCGACGATGAGGAGCTGAGCGCCATGCTCGTGCGCGCTCAGGAAATGGCCCGTTACGTCGAAGACGGCGTTTTCGACGCCGGCATTACGGGAAAGGACTGGGTGATGGAGACCGGCGCCGACGTGGTCACGGTGGCCGACCTCATCTACTCGAAGCAGAGCATGCGGCCGGTGCGCTGGGTGCTGGCCGTGGCCGAGGACTCCGACATCCGCTCGGTGCAGGACCTGCAGGGCAAGCGCATCGCCACCGAGGTGGTCAACCTGACCCGGCGCTGGCTGGCCGAGCGGGGCGTGGAGGCCGAGGTGGAGTTTTCCTGGGGGGCCACCGAGGCCAAGTGCCCGGAGCTGGTGGATGCCATCGTCGAGGTGACCGAGACGGGCGCTTCGCTGCGGGCCAACCGGCTGCGCATTCTGGAGGTGCTCATGGAGTCGAACACGCAGCTCATCGCCAACAAGCAGGCCTGGCAGGACCCCTGGAAGCGTCGCAAGATCGAAAACATCGCGATGCTGATGGAGGGGGCCATCCGGGCCGAAAGCCGGGTGGGCCTGAAGATGAATGCCCGCAAGGACGATGTGGAGAAGATCGTCCGAATGCTTCCCGCTATGCGGCGGCCGACGATCTCGCCGCTGGCGGCCGATGGCGAGGAGTGGGTGGCCATCGAAACGATCATCGAAGAAAAAGAAGTGCGCCGGCTGATCCCCGAACTCAAACGCGCCGGCGCCGAGGGCATCATCGAATACCCGCTCAACAAGGTGATTCCCTGA
- a CDS encoding mechanosensitive ion channel family protein, with product MSELFSFQEQDLLYRLALAAAGLVIVFVLVRVSIRLLTRRIDDPDRVYRISRQIRRTGAVVMLGLLLVIFSPRPTELVAILTVVGAGLAIALREALLSVAGWLRIVLVHPYQQGDRIEINGVRGDVIDIRVMRTTLMEIGGWVDADQSTGRLVHVPNAWVFLYPVYNYTQGFRFIWNELSVTVTFRSDWQAARDIMESLARESTAIVERQVAEEIRQMSREFLVHYSILTPFVYVRIVENGIQLTLRYLCEARKRRGTEHALTVSILEAFRRHGGIELAYPAVQVALPDTPQFGPLPPTDHDASGTRPPDRPHGA from the coding sequence ATGAGCGAGCTTTTTTCCTTTCAGGAACAGGACCTGCTCTACCGGCTCGCCCTGGCGGCGGCCGGCCTGGTCATCGTCTTCGTCCTGGTACGCGTGAGCATCCGGCTGCTCACGCGCCGCATCGACGATCCGGACCGCGTCTATCGCATCAGCCGCCAGATCCGACGCACCGGCGCCGTCGTCATGCTGGGGCTGCTGCTGGTGATCTTTTCGCCCCGCCCGACCGAACTGGTGGCCATCCTGACGGTCGTCGGCGCCGGGCTGGCCATCGCGCTGCGCGAAGCGCTCCTGAGCGTGGCCGGCTGGCTTCGGATCGTGCTGGTCCACCCCTACCAGCAGGGCGACCGCATCGAGATCAACGGCGTGCGCGGCGACGTGATCGACATCCGCGTCATGCGCACCACGCTCATGGAAATCGGCGGCTGGGTGGACGCCGACCAGAGCACCGGCCGGCTCGTGCACGTTCCGAACGCCTGGGTCTTTCTCTATCCGGTCTACAACTACACCCAGGGCTTTCGCTTCATCTGGAACGAGCTGTCGGTGACGGTCACCTTCCGAAGCGACTGGCAGGCCGCCCGCGACATCATGGAATCGCTCGCGCGCGAATCGACGGCCATCGTCGAACGCCAGGTGGCCGAAGAAATTCGCCAGATGTCCCGGGAATTTCTCGTACATTACAGCATCCTGACGCCGTTCGTCTACGTGCGCATCGTGGAGAACGGCATCCAACTGACGCTGCGCTACCTGTGCGAGGCACGCAAACGTCGGGGCACCGAGCACGCGCTGACGGTCAGCATCCTGGAAGCCTTCCGCCGGCACGGCGGTATCGAACTGGCCTACCCGGCCGTGCAGGTGGCCCTGCCCGACACGCCCCAGTTTGGACCGCTACCGCCGACCGACCATGACGCCTCAGGAACTCGCCCGCCTGATCGACCACACGGCGCTTAA
- the trpB gene encoding tryptophan synthase subunit beta: MPTAETELLTYDAPDATGHFGPYGGAFVPETLVPALEALKAAYAEARQDPGFWEEYHALLREYVGRPTPLTFAPRLSEALGGLQIYLKREDLCHTGAHKINNTIGQILLARRMGKTRIIAETGAGQHGVATATVCARFGMQCVVYMGAEDVERQHLNVLRMQLLGAEVRPVESGSRTLKDATNEAIRDWVTNVHDTFYLIGSVVGPHPYPMLVRDFQRVIGDEVRRQLAERIGRETPDALVACVGGGSNAMGLFYPFLNDRHVRMYGVEAAGEGLDRRHAATLTCGRPGILHGAMSYLLQDDDGQVQLAHSISAGLDYPGVGPEHAYLKDLGRVTYVTATDEEALEGVRLLARTEGIIPALETAHAIAFLPRLARELGPDAVVVVNLSGRGDKDMGTIARFRIV; encoded by the coding sequence ATGCCGACCGCCGAAACCGAACTGCTGACCTACGACGCGCCGGACGCTACCGGACACTTCGGCCCCTACGGGGGGGCGTTCGTGCCTGAAACCCTGGTGCCGGCGCTGGAAGCGCTGAAAGCAGCCTATGCCGAGGCGCGTCAGGATCCGGGCTTCTGGGAGGAATACCACGCCCTGCTCCGGGAATATGTGGGCCGGCCCACGCCGCTCACGTTCGCACCGCGCCTCAGCGAAGCGCTGGGCGGGCTGCAGATCTACCTGAAGCGGGAGGACCTGTGCCACACGGGCGCCCACAAGATCAACAACACGATCGGCCAGATCCTGCTGGCCCGGCGCATGGGCAAGACCCGGATCATCGCCGAGACGGGCGCCGGACAGCACGGCGTGGCGACGGCCACGGTGTGCGCCCGTTTCGGGATGCAGTGTGTCGTGTACATGGGCGCCGAGGATGTGGAGCGCCAGCACCTGAACGTGTTGCGCATGCAGCTGCTGGGCGCCGAGGTGCGGCCCGTCGAGAGCGGGAGCCGCACGCTCAAAGACGCCACGAACGAGGCCATCCGTGACTGGGTGACGAACGTTCACGATACGTTCTACCTGATCGGCTCGGTGGTGGGACCGCACCCGTACCCGATGCTCGTGCGCGACTTTCAGCGTGTGATCGGCGACGAGGTGCGGCGGCAACTGGCCGAACGCATCGGCCGCGAGACGCCCGACGCACTGGTGGCCTGCGTGGGCGGCGGCTCGAACGCTATGGGCTTGTTCTACCCGTTCCTGAACGACCGGCACGTGCGCATGTACGGCGTGGAGGCGGCCGGCGAGGGGCTTGACCGTCGTCATGCTGCCACGCTCACCTGCGGGCGGCCCGGCATCCTGCATGGCGCCATGAGCTATCTGCTGCAGGACGACGACGGTCAGGTGCAGCTGGCCCATTCCATCTCGGCGGGGCTGGATTACCCGGGGGTGGGTCCCGAGCATGCCTACCTGAAGGATCTGGGGCGCGTCACCTACGTGACGGCCACCGACGAGGAGGCGCTGGAAGGCGTGCGGCTGCTGGCCCGTACCGAGGGAATCATTCCGGCGCTGGAAACGGCGCACGCCATCGCGTTTTTGCCCCGCCTGGCCCGCGAGCTGGGACCGGACGCCGTCGTGGTGGTCAACCTGTCCGGCCGCGGCGACAAAGACATGGGCACCATTGCACGATTCCGAATTGTTTGA
- the deoC gene encoding deoxyribose-phosphate aldolase produces the protein MTPQELARLIDHTALKPDTTEARIRTLCDEARRYGFAAVCVNPCYVPLAAELLQGSAVAVCTVVGFPLGANRTAIKAAEAEQAIRDGAAELDMVLNIGFLKSGRLQEVLEDIRAVVDVARAARPPAGRDRILVKVILETALLTDAEKETACRLALEAGADFVKTSTGFAGGGATVEDVALMRRVVGDRMGVKASGGIRTRAQAEALVAAGANRLGTSAGVTLIQDTASDPESY, from the coding sequence ATGACGCCTCAGGAACTCGCCCGCCTGATCGACCACACGGCGCTTAAACCCGACACCACGGAAGCCCGCATCCGCACGCTCTGCGACGAGGCGCGCCGCTACGGCTTTGCAGCGGTCTGCGTCAACCCCTGTTACGTGCCGCTGGCCGCCGAACTGCTACAGGGTAGCGCGGTGGCCGTCTGCACCGTGGTGGGCTTCCCGCTCGGGGCCAACCGCACGGCCATCAAAGCGGCCGAGGCTGAACAGGCCATCCGGGACGGGGCGGCCGAGCTCGACATGGTGCTGAACATCGGCTTTCTGAAAAGCGGCCGGCTTCAGGAAGTGCTGGAAGACATCCGCGCCGTGGTGGACGTCGCCCGGGCGGCCAGGCCACCGGCAGGACGCGATCGGATTCTGGTGAAAGTGATTCTGGAAACGGCCCTGCTGACCGATGCGGAAAAAGAAACCGCCTGCCGACTGGCGCTGGAGGCCGGCGCCGATTTCGTGAAAACGTCCACGGGCTTTGCCGGCGGAGGTGCCACCGTCGAAGACGTTGCGCTGATGCGTCGGGTGGTGGGCGACCGGATGGGCGTGAAGGCGTCGGGCGGAATCCGCACGCGCGCGCAGGCCGAAGCGCTGGTGGCCGCCGGGGCCAACCGGCTTGGCACCAGTGCAGGGGTCACCCTGATTCAGGACACGGCTTCCGATCCGGAAAGCTACTGA
- a CDS encoding DUF4296 domain-containing protein, with protein MAIGLLAAGLLLAGCGGTRSETTAVDSTLVNVLVELHLLSARQAVVGDVTPAFRDSVLARYGLDSATVARRLQHYARDPEAFRQLYQQIQERLMLEHYGSEATPR; from the coding sequence ATGGCAATTGGTCTGCTGGCGGCCGGGTTGCTGCTGGCCGGCTGTGGCGGAACGCGATCCGAAACGACGGCGGTCGATAGCACGCTGGTGAACGTGCTCGTCGAGCTGCACCTGCTTTCGGCCCGGCAGGCCGTGGTGGGCGACGTGACGCCCGCCTTTCGCGATTCGGTACTGGCCCGTTACGGACTGGATTCGGCCACGGTGGCCCGTCGGCTGCAGCACTACGCACGCGATCCCGAAGCTTTTCGTCAGCTCTATCAGCAGATCCAGGAGCGGCTGATGCTGGAGCACTACGGCAGCGAGGCCACGCCACGGTGA